The Bacillaceae bacterium IKA-2 DNA window TGTTCACGGGATCAAGATATTTAGACGTCACTTTGGGCATGTGCCTAGAGGTTTTTGGTTACCAGAATGTGGATTTACACCTGGTATTGATCGGATTTTATTTGAAGAAGGCATTCGCTATACATTTGTCGATGAACATGCGTTAAAACATGCAGACCCAGCGCCATCGAAAGCAACCGGAGCCCCAATCTATTCGCCACATGGGGTTATGCTGTTTCCACGTAATGGTAAATTGTCTGATCAAGTTTGGAGTTCGATAAATGGGTATCCTGGTGACTTTAATTATCGCGAGTTTTACCGTGACATTGCTTATGAACGAGACTGGGAATATATAAAGCCTTACATGTATAACAAAGAGTCACGGAACGATACAGGACTTAAATATCATCGGATTACTGGTTTGACAGGAGTAAAGGAGTTTTATCAGCGCCAAAATGCTTTAGATAAAGTAAAAGAACATAGTGATCACTTTATTCAATTGATAAAAGAGCAGCTTATTGAAAATCAAGGGCAATCGTACCCGGCCTATTTGATAACGATACCTTTTGATGCCGAGCTTTTTGGACATTGGTGGTTTGAAGGGCCAGATTGGTTAAAGGAATTAATTTCTAGTGGAAACGAACAAATGTCAATAACTACAGCTGAACAATTTATTGATCGTCATTTCCAGGATATTGAAACCTCACATGTTTCATTTAATACTTGGGGTAAACATGGATATGGGGAAGTATGGCTAAATGAAAAAAACAGTTGGGTTTATCGGCATTTACATCGAATTGAGAAAGAACTCATTTTGCATGTGACAAAGTATAGAAATAGAGACATTGATACTGACCGTTGTTTAAAACAGATGGCGCGAGAATGGATGTTAGCAACAAGTAGTGATTGGTCATTTATCATTACCGAAAATAGTGCTACAGGCTACGCAAACAACCGTATAAATGAGCACATATCACGATTCGATATTCTAAAAGAGTTATTAGTGACCAAAAATTTTAATCTTGAAATTTTAACTCAATATGAAGCTGATTATCCATTTTTAAAAGAGGTTTTTTTAGAAATTTTTATTTCTCAGCATGATGACTATATTATTAAGGAAACAAAATTAAAACAATTAAAATCAAACAAAAAAACGGTAATAATGCTGGCTTGGGAATATCCCCCAAAGGTAGTAGGTGGTCTATCTAGACATGTGTTTGACCTCTCAAACATTTTGAATAGGCAAGGATGGGAAATTCATGTTATTACAACAGCTTTTGACGATCATCTTGATTATGAAGTAATGAATGGTGTCCATGTACATCGTGTTCATTGTTTACAACCTTACGCAGAGGATTTTTATCAATGGGTTGGGAGTTTTAACCTTGCTTTATGTGAATATGTTTTGAAATTATCGAGTTTAATTTCTTTTGATATTATTCATGCCCATGATTGGCTTGTCTGTGTAGCAGCAAAAGCGTTAAAGCAGCAACTAGAGTTACCGTTAATTGCCACTATTCATGCTACAGAATATGGGAGAAATGATGGTATTTTTACTTCTTTGCAAAAAGAAATTAGCGATAAAGAACTGGAATTAACAAATGAAGCAAATCATGTGATTGTTTGTAGTCAGTATATGGAAGAAGAAGTAAGCAATTTATTTCAGCTTCCAAAAGAAAAAATTACGATCATTCCAAATGGAGTTGATCAAAACATGATTCTAGGAACGTCTATAAGTTGGAAAAAAACGTACGGTAAAGAAACCGATCTCTTTATTTTTTCGGTAGGTAGAATGGTTAAGGAAAAAGGATTTCAAACGCTTATTGAAGCAGCACCAACGATTTTAGAAAAACATAGCCACGTAAAATTTATTATTGCCGGTAAAGGGCCGCTTCTTGATGAGTACCGAAAACAAATTAAGGAAAAAGGCTTGCAGGAAAAAATTCATTTTATTGGGTTCGTTAATGATCAATTAAGAAATGAACTTTTTAACGGTTGTGATATTTGTTTGTTTCCTAGTTATTATGAACCGTTTGGAATCGTGGCGTTAGAAGCGATGATCGCAGGAAAAACAACGATTGTTTCTGATACAGGTGGTTTTGGTGAAATTATTACTCACCGCGAAACAGGATTAAAAATCTATCCTAGAGATGTTCAAAGTATAATAACACAAGTTTTTACAAGTATCGAAGATAAGCAACTGGCAAAAAAAATTGCCGAAAATGGTAAAAAATTAGCAGAAACAAAATACAGTTGGGATTTAATTTCAAAGCAAACAATAACTGTATATGAAGATAGCTTTAGGAATCTCCAAGAAAATAATTAATTAGTATGATGATCTATTTTGTATCATCTTTGATTAGTTATTTTCTTTACAATACCTAACTCAAGAACAGTTTATTGGAGGTGAAGTGTATATGAAAGCTGTGATTATGGCTGGTGGCAAAGGAACACGACTTCGTCCATTAACATGTCATACTCCAAAACCGATGGTCTTGCTTGGGAAAAAACCAGTAATGGAATATGCTATTGAACTTTTAAAGCAGCATGGGATTACTGAAATTGCGGTTACCTTGCAATACTTACCCGAGGTAATAAAGAATTATTTTGGTGATGGTAGTCGGTTTGGTGTTGAATTACATTACTTTGAAGAAATAATACCGTTAGGAACTGCAGGTAGTGTTAAGAATGCTGAAAAATTTTTAAACGAGCGTTTTATCGTAATAAGCGGAGATTGCATAACAGATTTTGATTTGACAAAAGGAATTAATTTTCATGAAGAAAAAATGGCATTAACAACGGTTTTTATGAAAAAAGTCGCAATGCCCTTTGAATACGGTGTCATTTCAACAAATGAAATAGCCGAGATTGTACGTTTTATTGAAAAGCCCAGTTGGAATGAAATTTTTAGTAATACAGTGAATACTGGTATATATATACTAGAACCTGAAGTTTTGGATTATTTAAAACCAGGAGAACCAAGTGATTTTAGTAAAGATTTATTTCCAAAATTAATGAAAGAAAAGAATTTATTATTCGGTTTTAACGCTGATGGTTATTGGTCCGATATTGGAAATATCAAAGCTTATCGTCAAACACAGTTGGATGTCCTAAATAATAAAGTTCACGTTTGTTTGGCGACGAATATAGGAAATGAAGTAGGAACGTATGGAGATAAAAACCATATAGAAGTTAATAAAGGCAGAAAACGTGTTTCTAAAATATATAAACTAACAAAGACAACTAACCAAAATTCGTCATATTCCGCTAAAAATATTCAGAATTTTCAAAAGTCTTAAGGGCATATTCAAAAAAAGATGGATAAATAGAGCCGACAACGAGATCTGGCTACTAATGTATCAAATTTTTTGAACAACCGCTTAAAGTAATTAGAAATGGCCGGTGATAATAATGGAGGAACTATTGAATTTCAACAATGAGCTTAAAAGTGTAAAATATGGAGTTTGGGTTGATGGAATATTCTCATGGTTAGATTCAGAAAAGTGGGTTTGTGATTCGGATAAATTGTCGAGTAAACGAAATTTTACAAACGAAAATTTGAAGCTTTCCATAACATTTCAACCTAAGTTTTTAGCAACAAATACTTTACAAGAAGTGACTATTGCGAATTTAAAGGCTGAAAAAAGAAACTTGAAGTTTTTCTGTAGTCAAACTTTTACTGAAAGGGGCAGCGAGGGCTTAACATTCTATGCACCGTCGATTAGTGCTATTGTCCACTCTTATGACAATACTTATTTATTAGTTAATGGTATGTTAAAAAAACAGGGTATTGTACAATACTGTACAGATTTTCAAGATCCTTGTTCATTAGAGGATGGCACAATGTTAATGCAACCATTTTCATCTAAACGATCAGTAAATATTTTTAGTTTAGAAGGGGAAATTCAAGCTAAAGAGAAGACGAACGCCTACTTTTGGTTATGTAAAGGATTGGATGAAAAAAATGTGCAGCAAACAAATGCATTTATTAAATTGCAGCTTCTGACTTCCTTGGATAGTGAAACAAACTTTTTAAAAACTGTTTAAGTCGCTCTTTAATATGCGACAATAAAGAAACGCTTGATTATTGAGTCCGAATTTGCTATTATTTAAAAGTATGATTGAAGAAAAGCATGTTTGGAGGGATAATGAATGCGTGTAAATATTACATTAGCTTGTACAGAAACAGGTGATCGTAACTACATCACTACTAAAAATAAACGTAACAACCCAGATCGTCTTGAGTTAAAAAAATATAGTTCAAGATTAAAGAAGCACACTTTGCATCGCGAAACTAAGTAAGCAGAATTTTCTGCTTACTTTTTTTTAACAAGAAACAAAAAACTGTCAGGTGATAAAATGAAAAACAAAGGTCAATTACGTAATGAAATGAAACAGCGTTTATTAAAAATGAAAGAAACAGATTACATACTTTTTTGTTCTGAAATAAAAAATAAATTGCTTCAAAGTAAAGAGTGGGACGAAGCGACGACCATTGGGATAACAATTGCTACTAAACGAGAAATCGATACAATTCCAATTATTGAAGCAGGTTGGAAGCAAGGAAAACAAATCGTCGTTCCGAAATGCTTTCCTAAGGAAAAGAAATTAAACTTCTATCAAATAAATTCTTTTCTAGAAGTTGAAGATAGTTTTTACTCGCTAAAAGAGCCAATTACCACACTTACTCCTTTTGTAAATAAAGAGCAGATTGATTTAGTTATTGTTCCAGGGCTTATTTTTGACAAAGAAGGATATCGGATAGGTTTTGGTGGAGGGTACTATGATCGATATTTAAATGGGTATCACAATGATACGATAGCTCTTGCTTTTGATTTTCAACTTGTTGATGAAGTACCAAAAGAAGCATACGATATACCTGTTAGAAAAATAATAACTAATACATCTAAAGAAGATGTTCAAGAAGTCCGGTAATATAAGCTTGCAAATTTTCTCGTTTGCTCTTGTTATCCTACTTTCGGACAAGTATCTTAAAGGGTTTGGAGGATGTAAATATGGGACAAATGGACCGTTATTCTAGACAAATATTATTTCAACCAATTGGCGAGGAGGGTCAGCGAAAATTAGCAACAAAAAAAGTGTTAATAGTAGGTATGGGGGCTTTAGGAACAGTCCTAGCAAATCACCTTGTCCGTTCAGGTGTGGGACATGTTCGCTTTGCTGACCGAGACTATGTTGAACAGAGCAATTTACAAAGACAAATGCTGTTTGATGAAGATGATGTTCGTGGATCTATACCCAAGGCAATTGCAGCAGAGAAGCGATTGCAGAAAATCAATAGTAGTGTCACAGTTGAAGGTATTGTTACTGATGTTACAATTCAAAACATCGATGAATTAATGGATGGCGTTGACTTAGTTTTAGATGGCACTGATAATTTTCAGACCCGCTTTTTAATTAATGACGCTTGTTATAAAGTAGGTATTCCTTTTGTCTATGGTGGGGCAGTAAGCTCACGGGGAATGTCAGCGATTTTTATTCCCGGAGTTACTCCTTGTTTAAGGTGCTTTATTGGTGGTGGCAATTCAGCTGGGCAGACGTGTGATACAATCGGGGTTATTTCACCTGTTGTTGATATTGTTGCGTCATTTCAGAGCATTGAGGCATTAAAGTATTTAACAGACAACCATGACGTTCAACGAAAAAGTTTACTAACTTTTGATGTATGGAAGCATCATATGTATGAAATGAAATTTTCAAAAAAGAAAGATGATTGTCCAACATGTAGCTTAGCGGAGTATCCGGCTCTTCAAGGAGAGCAAGAACAAACCGTCATCTCTCTTTGTGGTAGGGAAACAGTCCAAATTAGCATGGGGCAAAAGTTAGACTTGAATGAATGGGCTCAAAAGCTAGCGAAAGTAGCTGAAGTGTCCCAGACACCATTTTTAGTTCGCGTGCAATTAGCTGAAGGTGAGCGCCTAGTTTTATTCCCAGATGGAAGAACGTTAGTACAGGGTACAGAGGATATCGCTAGGGCTAAGAGTTTATATGCCCGTTACATAGGGCTATAAGGTCCTATAAACATTACTGTCGGCTCTGATTATTCTCTGATTATGTCTTTTTGAAACCGGTATGATAAAATAGTAATAAAATAGCCATTTGTTGAACGATTGAATGAATTTCATTCGATTACATTGATTTTATGAAGTGAATTATCATTTAAGTTTAATGGTACATTTAAAGAAAAAAGTTTTCTGGAGGGTGATAATTATTATGGATAATAATAAAACAACGAGAATAGTCGTAATTGGAACAGGATTTGTCGGCTCTAGTTACTCATTTGCGTTATTAAATCAAGGCATTACTGATGAAATGGTACTGATTGATTTAAATAAGGCAAAAGCAGAAGGCGATGCAATGGATTTAAATCACGGTATGCCATTTGGGTCACCGATGAAAATTTGGGCAGGAGATTTTTCAGATTGTAAAGATGCAGATATTGTCGTCATAACAGCAGGAGCAAATCAAGGTCCTGGAGAGACTCGATTAGATTTAATAGAAAAAAACGCAAAAATCTTCAAAGTGATTGTCAGTCAAGTAATGAAGAGCGGGTTTGACGGGATTTTCTTAATTGCTACTAATCCTGTTGATGTTCTTGCTTATGCAACTTGGAAATATTCTGGATTACCGATGGAACGAGTGATTGGTTCGGGAACTATTCTAGACACAGCCCGGCTCCGGTTTTTATTAGGGCAGTATTTCAATGTCGATTCAAGAAATGTTCACGCGTATATTATGGGAGAACATGGTGATACCGAGCTTCCTGTCTGGAGTCATACAAACATTGGTGGTAGGCCAATTCTTAGCTATTTTGAAGATCATAAAGATGGTCGCTCATTGGAAGATCTTGATAAAATATTTATTAATGTTCGTGATGCTGCTTACGATATTATTGAACGCAAAGGGGCAACCCACTACGCGATTGCCTTGGGCTTAGTTCGCTTAACGAGAGCAATTTTACGAAATGAAAATTCGATATTAACGGTGTCAACATTACTCCAAGGTGAATATGGATTAGACGATATTTATATTGGCGTTCCGGCAATTGTAAACAGTGGCGGAATAAGAGAAGTGTTAGAACTTAACTTAAATGTTGATGAAAAAGAAAAGCTCAATCATTCTGCTAAAGTTTTAAAAAAGGCAATGGGTTCAATCCTAGTATAGATTTTCCAAAAAAACCTAATCGTCATGATTAGGTTTTTTAAAATCTCTAGAATAAAAAAGCTCACTTAAACAAAAAGTAAATGATGAGGTGAGAAAGTATGTTTTCTAACAATAATCAAAATAATTTATTGGTAACAATGTTAATTTCGCTTGTTTCTGTTTTCTTCATTTACCAATATAGGTATCGAGTTATGAATAGAATTCTTGGAACATATTGGTTTCGTCGCTTAGCAGTTGCAGGAGTCATGCAGATTCCATATATACGAGATCGTATTTTTGGACGGTTTATGACATTTTAAAAGGTAGCCATATGGCTACCTTTTAAAATGGGTGGATGAAGTGAAGAGTGCTATGTTAGTCATGATTAGGCTCATAAATATCCCAACCAAGCTTTAAAGATTCTATTAAATAATCAGCTACTTCCTCAACTTCGAGATTATCGGTATTAAACTTTGAATGATGAAACGAATATGTGTTTTGCCTTTTATTAAAAAGCGCCTCAATTTCTTCAAGAGAACGCCCCTGTAATACTGGACGGCTATCGATTAAAATGTTTAGACGTTCTTTCCATGAATTCCAAGAAATATCTAGATAAATAACAATACAATTAGATAAACACATTTCCCGAATCTCTTCTTGTAAAAAAGCGCCTCCACCAACAGAAATAATTTTTAATCTTTGTTTTGAAAAAAAAGTTATGATCTCTTTTTCTTTATCCCGAAACGTTTTTTCGCCAAAGGTTTTAAATATTTCAGCTGTTGACATTTCAAATTGTTTTTCAATTTCTTGATCTATGTCAATAAAACTTCGATAGAGTTTTTTTGCTACCAACTGTCCAACTGTTGTTTTACCAGATCCCATAAATCCAATAAAAACAATACTTTTTTCTCTAAGAGACATTTGATTATTTTTCATTTTGCACACTTCCTAATACTTGACGTTCGTAAAACGGAATAAGACAATGCCGGTCGTTTGATTGATATGATTAAATTCATTCACATAGAGAGAAATAAAAAATCGGCAGTAATCGTTTATATTTTATTACTATGAATGTTACATTTTTTGCTTTTTTTTCAACATCCTTATCATTTCTTGGAGCGATTCAATTGAAATTTGGCCAGGAGCCGAACTTTTTTCCCCAACTGCAAAAGTTAGAACAGATCCATAAACCCACCCTAAAACCCTGCTCATTACTCCGATATCACCCATAGAAATTGTAATTAATGGGATATCTAAAATCTCTTTTGCATCTCTAGTCGCATTTAGTAAATTCATAACATCTTCATGGTTTTTAGGCATGTAGGCTACTTTTGCAATATCCGCATTATGAAACGCCATTTTAGATAAATGCTTAATTATTTCTGTTTTGGTAGGTGTATTTTCAAAGTTATGATAAGATAACACAAGTTTTTTTGAATACTTTTTTGAAACTTCTCGTAAATGTTTAATATGTTCGAGATTATTAGAGACTTCAAAGTCAATCAAATTAACGAATTTACTTTTACAAACTTCAGAAAGTAACTCAACAACTTGATTATCATTTAAAGGGATTTCTTGACCACCTTCTTTTTGTGCTCGAATTGTAAAAAGTAGTGGGAGTCCATTACTGTGAGTGTCTATTTCTTGCAAAGTTCTTAACACACGATCCGTATTGTTTATATCGCTAAAAAAATCTACACG harbors:
- a CDS encoding DUF1957 domain-containing protein; amino-acid sequence: MLNGYFSMVLHAHLPYVRHREAHRLEELWLFEAISETYIPLLWNLETQKSLHALTISFSTPLMEMLTDPLMQRRYLHYIERTQSLLNKEVNRDQVAEEKNVVEFYLKRTERIKRTFLEWNQNLLKGFRKYAEEGKIICICSSATHAFLPYLQTEAGVRAQIVHGIKIFRRHFGHVPRGFWLPECGFTPGIDRILFEEGIRYTFVDEHALKHADPAPSKATGAPIYSPHGVMLFPRNGKLSDQVWSSINGYPGDFNYREFYRDIAYERDWEYIKPYMYNKESRNDTGLKYHRITGLTGVKEFYQRQNALDKVKEHSDHFIQLIKEQLIENQGQSYPAYLITIPFDAELFGHWWFEGPDWLKELISSGNEQMSITTAEQFIDRHFQDIETSHVSFNTWGKHGYGEVWLNEKNSWVYRHLHRIEKELILHVTKYRNRDIDTDRCLKQMAREWMLATSSDWSFIITENSATGYANNRINEHISRFDILKELLVTKNFNLEILTQYEADYPFLKEVFLEIFISQHDDYIIKETKLKQLKSNKKTVIMLAWEYPPKVVGGLSRHVFDLSNILNRQGWEIHVITTAFDDHLDYEVMNGVHVHRVHCLQPYAEDFYQWVGSFNLALCEYVLKLSSLISFDIIHAHDWLVCVAAKALKQQLELPLIATIHATEYGRNDGIFTSLQKEISDKELELTNEANHVIVCSQYMEEEVSNLFQLPKEKITIIPNGVDQNMILGTSISWKKTYGKETDLFIFSVGRMVKEKGFQTLIEAAPTILEKHSHVKFIIAGKGPLLDEYRKQIKEKGLQEKIHFIGFVNDQLRNELFNGCDICLFPSYYEPFGIVALEAMIAGKTTIVSDTGGFGEIITHRETGLKIYPRDVQSIITQVFTSIEDKQLAKKIAENGKKLAETKYSWDLISKQTITVYEDSFRNLQENN
- the rpmG gene encoding 50S ribosomal protein L33, giving the protein MRVNITLACTETGDRNYITTKNKRNNPDRLELKKYSSRLKKHTLHRETK
- a CDS encoding 5-formyltetrahydrofolate cyclo-ligase — its product is MKNKGQLRNEMKQRLLKMKETDYILFCSEIKNKLLQSKEWDEATTIGITIATKREIDTIPIIEAGWKQGKQIVVPKCFPKEKKLNFYQINSFLEVEDSFYSLKEPITTLTPFVNKEQIDLVIVPGLIFDKEGYRIGFGGGYYDRYLNGYHNDTIALAFDFQLVDEVPKEAYDIPVRKIITNTSKEDVQEVR
- a CDS encoding ThiF family adenylyltransferase translates to MGQMDRYSRQILFQPIGEEGQRKLATKKVLIVGMGALGTVLANHLVRSGVGHVRFADRDYVEQSNLQRQMLFDEDDVRGSIPKAIAAEKRLQKINSSVTVEGIVTDVTIQNIDELMDGVDLVLDGTDNFQTRFLINDACYKVGIPFVYGGAVSSRGMSAIFIPGVTPCLRCFIGGGNSAGQTCDTIGVISPVVDIVASFQSIEALKYLTDNHDVQRKSLLTFDVWKHHMYEMKFSKKKDDCPTCSLAEYPALQGEQEQTVISLCGRETVQISMGQKLDLNEWAQKLAKVAEVSQTPFLVRVQLAEGERLVLFPDGRTLVQGTEDIARAKSLYARYIGL
- a CDS encoding L-lactate dehydrogenase, whose product is MDNNKTTRIVVIGTGFVGSSYSFALLNQGITDEMVLIDLNKAKAEGDAMDLNHGMPFGSPMKIWAGDFSDCKDADIVVITAGANQGPGETRLDLIEKNAKIFKVIVSQVMKSGFDGIFLIATNPVDVLAYATWKYSGLPMERVIGSGTILDTARLRFLLGQYFNVDSRNVHAYIMGEHGDTELPVWSHTNIGGRPILSYFEDHKDGRSLEDLDKIFINVRDAAYDIIERKGATHYAIALGLVRLTRAILRNENSILTVSTLLQGEYGLDDIYIGVPAIVNSGGIREVLELNLNVDEKEKLNHSAKVLKKAMGSILV
- a CDS encoding sodium:proton antiporter, which translates into the protein MFSNNNQNNLLVTMLISLVSVFFIYQYRYRVMNRILGTYWFRRLAVAGVMQIPYIRDRIFGRFMTF
- a CDS encoding shikimate kinase; protein product: MKNNQMSLREKSIVFIGFMGSGKTTVGQLVAKKLYRSFIDIDQEIEKQFEMSTAEIFKTFGEKTFRDKEKEIITFFSKQRLKIISVGGGAFLQEEIREMCLSNCIVIYLDISWNSWKERLNILIDSRPVLQGRSLEEIEALFNKRQNTYSFHHSKFNTDNLEVEEVADYLIESLKLGWDIYEPNHD
- the aroD gene encoding type I 3-dehydroquinate dehydratase codes for the protein MERELFNEEEIPYICTPLTGKTTNEIILEVKNIVSKKPNMLEWRVDFFSDINNTDRVLRTLQEIDTHSNGLPLLFTIRAQKEGGQEIPLNDNQVVELLSEVCKSKFVNLIDFEVSNNLEHIKHLREVSKKYSKKLVLSYHNFENTPTKTEIIKHLSKMAFHNADIAKVAYMPKNHEDVMNLLNATRDAKEILDIPLITISMGDIGVMSRVLGWVYGSVLTFAVGEKSSAPGQISIESLQEMIRMLKKKQKM